A single region of the bacterium genome encodes:
- a CDS encoding 1,4-dihydroxy-2-naphthoyl-CoA synthase (catalyzes the formation of 1,4-dihydroxy-2-naphthoate from O-succinylbenzoyl-CoA): protein MDFEDLLYEKRDHVATITINRPKVYNAFRGTTCAELVRALADAGYDKDIGAIVLTGAGDRAFCTGGDQSEHDGQYEGDRGILGMPIDEVHSVIRDVPKPVLAKVRGYAIGGGNVLATLCDLTLAADNAIFGQVGPKMGSVDPGFGTAYLSRVIGEKKAREMWYLCERYSAAEALEMGLVNKVVPEAELDAEAAAWCAKLVQRSPTAIALAKRSFNADSESIRGIGGMGFVGLSLYYGTKESEEGGAALNEKRDPDFRRFV, encoded by the coding sequence ATGGATTTCGAAGATCTTCTGTATGAGAAACGCGATCACGTCGCGACGATCACAATCAATCGCCCCAAGGTCTACAACGCTTTCCGAGGCACGACTTGTGCGGAACTGGTCCGCGCGCTGGCTGACGCCGGTTACGACAAGGACATAGGGGCGATCGTTCTTACGGGCGCGGGTGATCGGGCGTTCTGCACCGGCGGAGATCAGTCCGAACACGACGGCCAGTACGAGGGGGATCGCGGTATCCTCGGTATGCCGATCGACGAGGTTCACTCGGTCATCCGCGATGTCCCGAAGCCCGTTCTCGCCAAGGTGCGCGGTTATGCGATTGGCGGCGGTAACGTCCTGGCAACGCTATGCGATCTGACCCTGGCCGCCGACAATGCGATCTTCGGTCAAGTCGGACCGAAAATGGGCTCGGTCGATCCGGGTTTTGGCACGGCCTATCTATCCCGCGTGATCGGAGAAAAGAAGGCGCGCGAGATGTGGTATCTGTGCGAACGCTACAGTGCCGCAGAAGCTCTCGAGATGGGCCTGGTGAACAAGGTGGTTCCCGAAGCCGAACTCGACGCGGAAGCCGCGGCCTGGTGCGCGAAACTGGTCCAACGCAGCCCGACGGCCATTGCACTGGCCAAACGTTCTTTCAACGCGGATTCGGAGAGCATTCGCGGGATCGGAGGCATGGGTTTCGTCGGTCTCTCCCTGTACTACGGCACGAAGGAATCCGAAGAAGGAGGCGCCGCTCTGAACGAGAAGCGCGATCCGGATTTTCGGCGTTTCGTCTGA